From the Patescibacteria group bacterium genome, one window contains:
- the acpS gene encoding holo-ACP synthase, whose product MGKKNRQYGDFLVESNMIMKLGTDIVHIPRFEKTLRESREYFEQNVFCPEEWADSSIEKLAGRFAAKEATLKALGIKAGRWQEICVKNSEDGKPFLASFLMQKKWKHELSISHDGEYAIAVVVFYR is encoded by the coding sequence ATGGGGAAAAAGAATCGCCAGTACGGCGATTTTTTGGTAGAATCAAATATGATTATGAAACTCGGGACTGATATCGTACATATTCCAAGATTTGAAAAGACATTGAGAGAAAGTCGGGAATACTTTGAACAGAATGTGTTCTGCCCCGAAGAATGGGCAGATTCATCAATAGAGAAATTAGCTGGAAGATTTGCAGCAAAGGAAGCAACACTCAAGGCCTTGGGTATTAAAGCTGGCCGCTGGCAAGAAATTTGCGTCAAAAATTCAGAAGATGGAAAACCGTTCCTTGCTTCCTTCCTAATGCAGAAAAAATGGAAACATGAACTTTCCATTTCTCACGACGGTGAATACGCAATTGCTGTCGTAGTATTCTATCGGTGA
- a CDS encoding DUF2007 domain-containing protein yields MVDLVRIKTYQNRMEAELAKGLLESKGVKAMVSADDAGGAHPALLWATGGVRLLVKKKDIQKAIKVLESFKE; encoded by the coding sequence ATGGTAGATTTGGTTCGTATTAAAACATACCAAAATAGAATGGAAGCAGAGCTTGCAAAAGGACTTCTTGAGTCAAAAGGTGTCAAAGCTATGGTTTCTGCAGATGATGCTGGTGGGGCGCACCCCGCCCTCTTATGGGCCACAGGAGGAGTACGCTTACTCGTTAAGAAGAAAGATATTCAAAAGGCAATTAAGGTTTTAGAAAGTTTTAAGGAGTAA
- a CDS encoding MFS transporter: MFSLLKNKKILAWTFYDFADTALAALFFTFFWPLLIKEHLGGNEFQIGLVMGLSLLFVALFVPLIGAISDATGRRMPILIISTLLTAIFAVLTGYMGLVGALILGFLVRFLFTVDIDLYDAKLVDIVARSKIGFVSGLGVAIGYLGTIVGLAVAYPLLEYFGWDTLLGIQVIFIEGALFLLIFSLPLFLLVKDKPLKEKIPFLSAFRKGLKALKFTITNLKQFPAFGRFLLASFIYNDAVNTTLIFLVLYATSVIGLQIKEFFFVFVLMALGAGVGALIFGYLSGSFSPKRALIIALGMWIFVIVYLLLIKTFASILIAGIIGGAALGGIWTANRHMVVLISPYRKIAEFFGIEGLTERLSGVLGPIIFGAIVVTIGYQVALFFILFLFIAGLALLLRVPLKT, encoded by the coding sequence ATGTTTTCCTTGCTGAAGAATAAAAAGATTTTAGCTTGGACTTTCTATGATTTTGCCGATACTGCCCTGGCAGCTCTTTTCTTTACCTTTTTCTGGCCCTTGCTTATCAAAGAACATTTGGGAGGAAATGAATTCCAGATTGGCCTTGTTATGGGTCTTTCGCTTCTTTTCGTAGCGCTCTTTGTGCCTTTGATAGGAGCAATATCTGACGCCACTGGCAGACGCATGCCAATTCTTATTATATCTACTTTGCTGACCGCTATTTTTGCAGTTCTTACCGGATACATGGGTTTAGTTGGAGCTTTAATTCTGGGGTTTCTGGTACGGTTTTTGTTCACCGTTGATATTGATCTCTACGACGCTAAACTGGTTGATATTGTTGCGCGTTCCAAAATCGGCTTTGTATCCGGCCTGGGAGTTGCCATTGGATATCTTGGCACAATAGTTGGCCTGGCCGTAGCCTATCCATTGCTGGAGTATTTTGGCTGGGACACGTTGCTTGGCATTCAAGTGATTTTTATTGAAGGGGCGCTCTTTCTGCTTATTTTCTCTCTTCCTCTTTTCTTGTTGGTTAAAGATAAACCCCTCAAAGAAAAAATACCCTTTCTGTCTGCTTTTCGCAAAGGTCTTAAAGCACTGAAGTTTACCATTACCAACCTTAAACAATTCCCGGCCTTTGGCAGGTTCCTGCTTGCTTCTTTTATCTACAACGATGCGGTAAATACCACGCTTATATTTTTAGTGCTGTATGCCACAAGCGTTATTGGCCTTCAAATCAAGGAGTTTTTCTTTGTTTTTGTCCTTATGGCTTTGGGAGCTGGAGTTGGAGCACTCATATTTGGGTATCTTTCAGGCAGCTTTAGTCCCAAACGAGCCCTAATCATTGCTCTTGGAATGTGGATTTTTGTCATTGTTTATCTCCTTTTAATCAAAACCTTTGCCAGCATACTTATTGCCGGAATTATAGGAGGGGCGGCACTTGGAGGCATCTGGACCGCGAATCGGCATATGGTAGTTCTAATCTCGCCATATCGGAAAATAGCTGAGTTTTTTGGCATTGAAGGGTTAACCGAACGCCTCTCCGGGGTCTTGGGACCTATTATTTTTGGCGCAATTGTTGTCACGATTGGATACCAAGTTGCTCTTTTCTTTATCCTCTTTTTGTTCATTGCAGGCCTTGCTCTTCTTTTGAGAGTGCCGCTAAAAACTTGA
- a CDS encoding alpha/beta hydrolase has protein sequence MISHPSIKAIFIPGNDGGTTQDQWFPYAKRELKKLGLAVRAETFPDPILAREQYWIPFLKELGADEKTILIGHSSGAVAAMRFAEQNKILGSVLIGACYTDLNDEMEKKSGYYDRPWDWEAIKANQEWIIQYASIDDPYIPVEEARHIHTQLGTEYYEYKDQGHFGEPTRPKPEFPEMIEAIRKKLSQD, from the coding sequence ATGATATCTCACCCATCTATCAAGGCCATCTTTATACCAGGAAATGATGGCGGTACAACGCAGGACCAGTGGTTTCCGTATGCCAAACGTGAACTTAAAAAGCTTGGTCTTGCAGTAAGGGCAGAAACTTTTCCTGACCCCATTCTTGCAAGGGAACAATACTGGATCCCTTTCTTGAAAGAGCTTGGCGCTGACGAGAAGACCATCCTTATAGGACATTCATCGGGAGCAGTCGCTGCAATGAGATTTGCAGAGCAGAACAAAATTCTGGGATCGGTGTTGATTGGGGCCTGCTACACTGACCTTAATGACGAGATGGAAAAGAAAAGCGGGTATTACGACCGCCCCTGGGATTGGGAGGCAATCAAAGCGAATCAAGAGTGGATTATCCAATATGCCTCTATTGACGATCCATACATTCCTGTTGAGGAAGCTCGGCATATCCATACACAACTTGGTACAGAATATTACGAGTATAAAGACCAGGGACACTTTGGAGAACCCACAAGGCCTAAACCAGAGTTTCCAGAGATGATAGAGGCAATCAGAAAAAAGCTATCCCAGGACTAA
- the raiA gene encoding ribosome-associated translation inhibitor RaiA — MIKLKWTYLNLYLFSIVLRKDIGNCSHESYTIGMRYSVKGTNMELTPEVSTYIEEKIGSLDRFIKHVDSAVQGWVEVGRIGKHHQTGKVWRAEVQIHLPGRSMRSEAVAKTIFLAINEVKDKLQRELKQYKRKQATKQKKGARSFKPPFPLRKPPRLKGKVQNVGIKPIRKKPRTHMPPEAPK, encoded by the coding sequence TTGATTAAATTAAAATGGACATATCTCAATTTGTATCTCTTTTCCATCGTGTTGAGAAAAGATATTGGCAATTGTTCCCATGAGAGCTATACTATTGGTATGCGCTACAGCGTGAAGGGAACAAATATGGAACTCACTCCGGAGGTCTCCACGTATATTGAGGAGAAGATAGGAAGCTTGGATAGGTTTATTAAGCATGTGGATTCTGCAGTGCAAGGATGGGTAGAAGTTGGGCGCATTGGCAAGCATCATCAAACAGGAAAGGTCTGGAGAGCAGAAGTTCAAATTCATCTGCCAGGCAGGTCAATGAGATCGGAAGCTGTGGCCAAAACCATTTTCCTGGCTATCAATGAAGTGAAAGACAAATTGCAACGGGAACTCAAACAATATAAAAGGAAACAAGCCACTAAACAGAAAAAGGGGGCTCGCAGCTTTAAACCGCCTTTCCCTTTGAGAAAACCTCCCCGTCTCAAGGGAAAGGTTCAGAATGTTGGGATTAAACCAATTCGCAAGAAACCTCGTACTCATATGCCACCAGAAGCCCCTAAATAA
- a CDS encoding prohibitin family protein, which yields MNNINERMGEINVKKIISRISIGLVVLIFVFSTFGTVGAGERGVLLQFGAVQDKVFGEGLYLKIPFVHKVVKMDVRIQKDEINASAASKDLQIVTSRIALNYHIDPDSVNKIWQEVGKNYNVRIIAPSIQEAVKAESAKFTAEELIIKREEVKEQIKANLSKRLLERSIIVDEFNIIEFQFSQAFNEAIEAKVTAEQLKLKADRDLERIVIEAEQKVADAKGKAEAISIEAIALRQNPQVVELRWIEKWDGKVPLYWGEASPFIGINR from the coding sequence ATGAATAACATCAATGAAAGAATGGGGGAGATAAATGTGAAGAAAATTATTTCCCGCATAAGTATTGGATTGGTTGTTCTTATCTTTGTCTTTAGCACTTTTGGCACGGTAGGGGCAGGAGAAAGAGGAGTGCTACTTCAATTTGGGGCAGTCCAGGATAAGGTTTTTGGGGAAGGGCTTTATTTAAAAATACCCTTTGTTCACAAAGTGGTGAAAATGGATGTGAGAATTCAAAAGGATGAAATAAACGCAAGCGCCGCTTCCAAGGATTTGCAGATAGTAACTTCCAGAATTGCCTTGAATTATCACATTGATCCAGACTCGGTGAATAAAATCTGGCAAGAGGTAGGAAAGAACTACAACGTCCGAATTATCGCTCCTTCCATTCAAGAGGCGGTTAAGGCAGAATCTGCAAAATTTACCGCAGAGGAATTGATTATAAAGAGAGAAGAAGTAAAGGAACAGATCAAGGCAAACCTCTCTAAAAGATTGCTGGAACGCTCCATTATTGTGGACGAATTCAACATCATTGAATTTCAGTTTTCCCAAGCGTTTAACGAGGCAATTGAGGCTAAGGTTACGGCAGAGCAGCTAAAACTTAAGGCAGACAGGGACTTGGAAAGAATAGTAATTGAAGCTGAGCAAAAGGTAGCTGATGCCAAAGGAAAAGCAGAGGCAATCAGTATTGAAGCTATAGCCTTAAGGCAAAATCCCCAAGTGGTGGAGTTAAGATGGATAGAAAAATGGGACGGGAAAGTTCCATTGTACTGGGGAGAAGCCAGCCCGTTTATCGGGATAAACAGATAA
- a CDS encoding alpha/beta fold hydrolase produces the protein MNIMQTPYISIIQAGLVILLFFVIVSLYGFYTAVRPPKIHSSFTPADFGLNFETVALKTKDAVKIKGWFISQENSDKIIIALHGYPADKGDILPSLVFLHQDFNLLFFDFRYFGASDGLYSTAGAREIYDLLAAVEFAKERGFTKIGIWGFSMGGAVALMGASKTSEIKAVVSDSSYASLSLLAKEPYRNLAFLKYPLAFFTKVFARIFLGISIDEVSPAEKVKGVKIPILLIHSSDDKVIPFSHALLLKEALKDNPNAEFWFQEEIRHGEFQKEYETRIREFFQKNL, from the coding sequence ATGAATATAATGCAAACCCCATATATCTCTATTATACAGGCAGGGCTTGTTATCTTGCTTTTCTTTGTGATTGTGAGCTTATATGGTTTTTACACTGCTGTGCGCCCCCCAAAAATTCATTCTTCTTTTACTCCAGCTGACTTTGGTTTAAATTTTGAAACAGTGGCTCTAAAGACCAAAGATGCAGTGAAGATAAAAGGATGGTTTATTTCTCAAGAAAATTCAGACAAGATTATCATTGCACTTCACGGGTATCCAGCTGATAAGGGCGATATTCTTCCTTCGCTGGTATTTCTTCACCAAGATTTTAATCTGCTCTTTTTTGATTTCCGCTACTTTGGCGCAAGCGATGGACTCTACTCCACAGCGGGCGCAAGGGAGATATATGATCTTTTGGCTGCTGTTGAATTTGCAAAAGAGCGGGGATTTACAAAAATCGGAATATGGGGATTTTCAATGGGGGGAGCCGTAGCTCTTATGGGTGCCAGCAAAACTTCAGAGATAAAGGCCGTTGTATCAGATTCAAGTTATGCCTCGCTTTCCTTGCTTGCAAAAGAACCCTATCGCAACCTTGCTTTCCTTAAATATCCTCTGGCATTCTTCACAAAGGTCTTTGCAAGAATATTTCTGGGAATATCCATTGATGAGGTTTCACCTGCAGAAAAAGTAAAGGGCGTGAAAATTCCCATATTGCTCATTCATTCCTCAGACGACAAGGTCATTCCCTTTTCTCATGCCCTCCTCTTGAAAGAAGCGCTCAAAGATAATCCAAACGCAGAATTCTGGTTTCAAGAAGAAATAAGGCACGGAGAATTTCAAAAAGAATACGAGACACGCATACGGGAGTTTTTCCAGAAAAATCTTTAA
- a CDS encoding DUF192 domain-containing protein: MDDIQEKVQVAASYSFFVTVDGIGLNVDVADTPEKKAQGLSGRIGMGEDEGMLFVYDAPGLYTFWMKDMLFSIDIIWINENYEIVDIAKNALPDSFLQTFQPQKPAQYVLEVNAGFSDRNNIQIGSRVDFSEIFIGSKFKELVFVVDAKNDEVIVLTKEGGIIKRIKVDHSPHDIALSPNSKFIVTANFHSNTINIIDVQSLSLQKTIATGDGAHGVVFSPDGRFLFVVNAREDTLSIIETATFTQQTKINVGSYPEYVGVTKDGSKVFTTNLSDGGSITVLQNIGFESKVIKEISSDVDPHGWAISPDGSKVIITTLGSNSAYLYDSSTFEEISHFDIGAPSEFAAFRTNNEVWVTNIGANYISIIEITQNTILDQIAVGETPHGISFSSDKTLAFVPLYQPGEVVIIDTVERKVIKKVKVGEELHNAVVVKSR, from the coding sequence GTGGACGATATTCAAGAGAAAGTTCAGGTTGCAGCCAGCTACTCTTTTTTTGTAACAGTTGACGGGATAGGACTCAATGTTGATGTGGCAGATACGCCAGAGAAAAAGGCCCAAGGGCTTTCTGGAAGAATTGGCATGGGAGAAGACGAGGGCATGCTGTTTGTGTATGATGCGCCGGGGCTTTATACTTTTTGGATGAAGGATATGCTATTTTCCATTGATATTATTTGGATCAATGAAAATTACGAAATTGTTGATATCGCAAAAAATGCTTTGCCTGATTCATTTCTTCAGACTTTTCAACCACAAAAACCAGCGCAGTATGTGTTGGAGGTAAATGCGGGCTTTTCCGATAGAAATAATATCCAAATCGGCAGTAGAGTAGATTTTTCAGAAATTTTTATTGGTAGTAAATTTAAAGAACTTGTTTTTGTTGTAGATGCCAAAAACGATGAGGTTATTGTTCTAACCAAAGAAGGTGGAATCATAAAACGAATCAAAGTTGATCATAGTCCGCACGATATTGCTCTCTCGCCCAATAGCAAGTTTATCGTTACGGCTAATTTTCACAGCAATACCATAAACATCATTGATGTTCAGAGTTTATCTTTACAAAAAACCATCGCAACTGGCGATGGGGCCCATGGCGTAGTATTCAGCCCGGATGGCAGGTTTCTTTTCGTTGTAAACGCAAGAGAAGACACGCTTTCCATTATTGAAACCGCAACCTTTACCCAACAAACTAAGATCAATGTAGGAAGTTATCCAGAATATGTGGGTGTTACCAAAGATGGCTCCAAAGTTTTTACCACCAATCTTAGTGATGGGGGATCAATAACCGTATTGCAGAACATTGGCTTTGAATCAAAAGTAATAAAGGAAATATCTTCTGATGTTGATCCTCACGGCTGGGCAATTTCGCCAGATGGCTCAAAAGTCATTATTACCACGCTGGGCAGTAACTCTGCTTATCTTTATGATAGCAGCACCTTTGAAGAAATAAGCCACTTTGATATTGGTGCGCCCTCAGAGTTTGCCGCTTTCCGCACGAACAACGAAGTGTGGGTTACCAATATTGGAGCTAATTACATTTCTATTATTGAGATTACGCAGAATACAATTCTTGACCAAATTGCGGTTGGAGAAACCCCTCACGGCATTTCTTTTTCATCAGACAAAACGCTTGCATTTGTTCCTTTATATCAACCAGGTGAAGTTGTTATAATTGACACGGTAGAACGAAAAGTAATCAAAAAAGTAAAAGTTGGCGAAGAACTTCATAATGCAGTGGTAGTAAAATCGAGGTAA
- a CDS encoding nodulation protein NfeD, translating into MRAKIPFIFIVVSLMFVSMFVGAFLVGEVKAQTKDSQELSKVLVIDIEGEIRAGTVQFVKRALTKAQAGDFELFLIQLNTPGGLLKATEEISRLLLDSKIQTAVFVHKNGGWAFSAGTFILLSAEIAVSHPNASIGAAQPRALGIGEVAEPDEKIIKASSIWMKSLAEARGRNLEVAEKFVLENLTLSGKEAHEQNIINFTAVSLDELLNKLKFKDAAIEEVTPNLLEQILSFLSISFLIPLLLGIGSLGLFFVFRTGEVEIGIFAIAALLLGLWGMGAINLSVLGATLLFFGIALIILEIFVMPGFGVFGIAGTIAFLFGILTFAQEPFLPSVFTNAAFWFVMGVTLAVSVFFIVLGRLSLKTLRVKARAGPEALTGETAVVTETLHPYGKVKINREDWVAKNISDKEVIEVGEKVRVVNIQGNTIIVKGSKTSML; encoded by the coding sequence ATGAGAGCAAAAATCCCCTTTATCTTCATTGTTGTTTCCCTTATGTTTGTCAGCATGTTTGTCGGCGCTTTTTTAGTCGGAGAGGTTAAGGCGCAGACAAAAGATTCCCAAGAGCTGTCAAAGGTTTTAGTGATTGACATTGAAGGAGAGATTCGCGCCGGCACGGTTCAGTTTGTAAAGCGCGCTTTGACAAAGGCCCAAGCTGGCGACTTTGAACTTTTTCTTATTCAACTGAACACCCCAGGTGGGCTCTTAAAGGCCACCGAAGAGATCAGCCGGCTTTTGCTGGACAGCAAAATACAAACCGCCGTGTTTGTTCATAAAAACGGCGGCTGGGCATTTTCGGCCGGCACTTTTATTCTTCTGTCTGCAGAAATTGCAGTTAGCCATCCCAATGCCTCAATTGGTGCGGCTCAGCCGCGCGCTTTGGGTATTGGGGAAGTCGCGGAGCCTGATGAAAAAATTATTAAAGCCTCAAGCATTTGGATGAAATCATTAGCTGAAGCTCGCGGACGAAACCTCGAGGTCGCGGAAAAATTCGTCCTGGAAAATCTAACATTAAGCGGTAAAGAGGCACACGAACAAAATATTATTAATTTCACCGCCGTATCTTTGGATGAACTTCTCAACAAGCTTAAATTTAAAGACGCCGCCATAGAAGAAGTAACGCCAAATCTCTTAGAGCAAATCCTGTCTTTTCTTTCCATTTCTTTTCTAATTCCGCTTTTACTTGGCATTGGGTCTTTAGGGTTGTTCTTTGTATTTCGCACAGGCGAGGTGGAAATTGGAATTTTCGCTATCGCTGCTCTTCTTTTAGGACTGTGGGGAATGGGGGCTATCAATCTTTCGGTGCTGGGAGCAACGCTTTTGTTCTTTGGTATTGCTCTTATTATTCTTGAAATTTTTGTGATGCCCGGATTTGGTGTTTTTGGCATAGCTGGAACCATCGCCTTTCTTTTTGGGATACTCACCTTTGCCCAAGAGCCGTTCTTACCAAGCGTTTTTACCAATGCAGCTTTTTGGTTTGTGATGGGGGTGACGTTGGCTGTTTCTGTGTTTTTCATTGTTCTTGGCAGATTGTCGCTTAAAACCCTAAGGGTAAAGGCCAGGGCTGGTCCGGAGGCTCTCACGGGAGAAACAGCTGTTGTAACCGAAACACTGCATCCCTACGGCAAGGTAAAGATTAACCGTGAGGACTGGGTGGCAAAAAATATTTCAGATAAAGAAGTTATTGAAGTGGGAGAGAAGGTAAGGGTTGTAAATATCCAGGGAAATACTATAATAGTAAAAGGGTCGAAAACTAGCATGCTGTAA
- a CDS encoding cupredoxin domain-containing protein, whose protein sequence is MNKTIIIIIIALGAVVGAYFLFQGGDGVPQESGTQTPASQNQERIISIRNHQITEPTLVISVGDTVTWRNQDNLAGFPYDNHSPTSGTIDSTGAQGQRGVVPNSGSGIADGTFELALGSGESQSFTFTEAGTYTYYIAEHPLVSGEGKIIVEEKKVPVSMSARSFAFSPETLKARVGESIVLEVQATGQHTFTIDELGVNVSLPHGKTTRVEFTPSQTGTFTYYCAVPGHRNAGQIGTLTVE, encoded by the coding sequence ATGAACAAAACCATAATAATCATTATTATTGCTTTAGGAGCAGTTGTCGGGGCATACTTCCTCTTTCAGGGAGGGGATGGGGTTCCACAGGAATCTGGTACGCAAACTCCTGCGTCGCAAAACCAAGAGCGGATTATATCCATTCGCAACCATCAGATTACAGAACCCACGCTTGTTATCTCAGTTGGTGACACGGTGACCTGGAGAAACCAGGATAATCTTGCGGGATTCCCGTATGATAATCACTCGCCAACGAGCGGCACGATTGATTCTACGGGCGCTCAGGGCCAAAGAGGCGTGGTTCCCAACAGCGGAAGCGGCATAGCCGATGGTACGTTTGAGCTTGCTCTGGGTTCTGGTGAGTCACAAAGCTTCACCTTTACTGAAGCTGGCACCTATACTTACTATATCGCAGAACACCCTTTAGTGAGCGGCGAGGGAAAGATTATTGTGGAGGAAAAGAAGGTACCAGTAAGCATGAGTGCTCGCAGTTTTGCCTTTAGCCCCGAAACGCTCAAAGCAAGGGTTGGGGAAAGTATAGTGCTTGAGGTGCAGGCAACCGGACAACATACCTTCACCATTGATGAATTGGGCGTGAATGTTTCCCTGCCGCATGGCAAAACAACGAGAGTGGAATTTACGCCGTCTCAAACAGGAACCTTCACTTACTACTGCGCCGTTCCCGGCCATCGTAATGCGGGGCAAATCGGCACTCTAACGGTCGAATAA
- a CDS encoding slipin family protein has product MEFLFNLFFSTGGIIVIVAIILFSAVKIVREYERAVIFRLGRLVGTRGPGLFLLIPMIEKMVKLDLRIITLDVPAQEVITRDNIPITVDAVLYFKVSDPIRAVVEVENFLKATSQIAQTSLRGVAGEAAFDEILAEREKINTKLHKIIDIATDPWGIKVSAVEIKHVEVPEAMQRAIAKQAEAERTRRAKVILAEGEFQAAQKLKDAGEILGANPIVFRYLETIAEAAKEKSNTIIFPAEMLDLVKKISRKSDMQ; this is encoded by the coding sequence ATGGAATTTTTGTTTAATTTATTTTTCTCAACTGGAGGAATTATTGTTATCGTCGCCATCATTCTTTTCTCAGCTGTAAAGATTGTCAGGGAATATGAGCGGGCAGTTATTTTTCGCTTGGGACGCTTGGTGGGCACGCGTGGACCCGGTCTTTTTCTGCTTATCCCAATGATTGAAAAAATGGTCAAGCTTGATCTTCGGATTATTACCCTTGATGTGCCGGCCCAAGAGGTTATCACCCGCGACAACATACCCATAACGGTTGACGCGGTGCTGTATTTTAAGGTTTCTGACCCTATTCGTGCAGTGGTTGAGGTTGAAAACTTTCTGAAAGCAACTTCGCAAATCGCCCAGACATCGCTTAGGGGAGTTGCCGGCGAGGCGGCTTTTGACGAGATTCTGGCCGAGCGTGAGAAGATTAACACCAAGCTTCACAAAATTATTGACATTGCCACGGACCCTTGGGGAATTAAAGTCTCGGCGGTGGAAATAAAGCACGTTGAGGTGCCAGAAGCCATGCAGCGGGCAATTGCCAAACAGGCGGAAGCTGAGCGGACAAGACGGGCAAAAGTAATTTTGGCCGAGGGAGAATTTCAGGCGGCTCAAAAACTAAAGGATGCCGGTGAAATTCTCGGCGCCAACCCAATTGTGTTTCGCTATCTTGAAACCATAGCAGAAGCGGCTAAAGAAAAAAGCAATACCATCATCTTCCCGGCCGAGATGCTTGACTTGGTCAAAAAAATCTCCCGAAAATCGGACATGCAGTGA